One Elusimicrobiota bacterium DNA window includes the following coding sequences:
- the murA gene encoding UDP-N-acetylglucosamine 1-carboxyvinyltransferase, protein MDKIVIYGGKKLKGTVKISGSKNAALPILIATLLTDESCLIENVPSLADIDTTIGFLTYIGKKIEKNDHRVYIHADGCLKHSAPYDLVRKMRASILVTGPLLARIGRVDVSLPGGCAIGARPIDIHLDAFKRLGAKIKLKSGYVDLSTKKLIGNRIYFRFPSVGATENVLLGAVLAKGKTIIENAAREPEIADLADFLNKMGAKISGAGTKKIIIEGVNKLHGAKYRIIPDRIETATYLVATAITKGDVKLVETEPKHLKSVISKLKESGMKIMVSARTISAKWTGPLKPVNVKTEVYPFFPTDVQAQWMALMSITKGKSKIEETVFENRFLHVAELQRLGANLAIKGNVVLVKGVNDLSGAPMMVSDLRAGAALVLAALAAKGKSIISRIYHLDRGYEHLERKLKSLGANIKRIHS, encoded by the coding sequence ATGGATAAAATTGTAATATACGGCGGAAAAAAACTTAAAGGAACTGTGAAAATATCGGGTTCTAAGAATGCGGCCCTGCCGATATTGATTGCAACTCTATTAACCGATGAATCCTGCTTAATTGAAAATGTGCCTTCTTTGGCGGATATTGATACTACTATCGGTTTTCTTACGTATATAGGAAAAAAGATTGAGAAAAATGATCACAGAGTTTATATACACGCAGACGGATGTTTAAAACATTCCGCTCCGTATGATTTAGTTAGAAAAATGAGGGCAAGTATATTAGTTACTGGGCCTCTTTTGGCTCGCATAGGCAGGGTAGATGTTTCGCTTCCGGGGGGCTGCGCTATAGGAGCTCGTCCGATAGATATACATCTGGATGCTTTTAAGCGGCTGGGAGCCAAGATCAAACTAAAGTCAGGTTATGTTGACCTGAGCACCAAAAAACTTATCGGCAATAGGATTTATTTTCGTTTCCCCAGCGTAGGTGCCACGGAAAATGTTTTGTTAGGCGCTGTATTGGCTAAAGGAAAAACAATTATTGAAAATGCCGCCAGGGAACCTGAAATTGCAGATCTCGCGGATTTTTTGAATAAAATGGGTGCAAAAATTTCAGGAGCCGGCACAAAAAAAATTATTATTGAAGGGGTAAACAAGCTGCATGGCGCAAAATATAGGATTATTCCCGATAGAATTGAAACAGCAACTTATCTTGTGGCGACAGCTATTACTAAAGGCGATGTTAAGCTCGTGGAAACTGAACCTAAGCATTTGAAAAGTGTTATTTCAAAACTTAAAGAATCAGGCATGAAAATAATGGTTAGCGCTCGCACAATTTCAGCTAAATGGACCGGGCCTCTTAAACCTGTAAATGTCAAGACCGAAGTATACCCTTTTTTCCCGACAGACGTCCAAGCTCAATGGATGGCTTTAATGTCAATAACTAAAGGAAAATCAAAAATTGAAGAAACGGTATTTGAAAATAGATTCCTGCATGTTGCTGAACTTCAGAGGCTGGGAGCAAACCTGGCTATTAAAGGCAATGTTGTTTTAGTAAAAGGGGTGAACGATCTTTCCGGCGCACCAATGATGGTTTCAGATCTTCGCGCCGGGGCAGCTCTTGTTTTGGCGGCGCTTGCCGCAAAAGGAAAGTCAATAATTTCAAGAATATATCATCTTGACAGAGGCTACGAGCATCTTGAAAGAAAACTGAAAAGTCTGGGAGCAAATATAAAAAGAATACACTCATAA
- the panB gene encoding 3-methyl-2-oxobutanoate hydroxymethyltransferase, producing the protein MADKVTTIKLKEMKQKGEKITMLTAYDFSTAKVLNEAGIDIILVGDSLGMVKLGYENTLPVTVEDIFYHTKAVKRGNSRALLVADMPFMSYETNKKDALYNAGRMVKEGGAEAVKIEGGIDCIETIKSIIRTKIPVMGHLGLTPQAINQLGGYKVQGREEEAAEKIFFEARELEKAGVFAIVLECIPEKLSQKITKTISVPTIGIGAGPVCDGQVLVTDDMIGLFAEFKPKFVKRYLNLRPQIVNAVKQYCAEVKEGKFPSEEHTYK; encoded by the coding sequence ATGGCAGATAAAGTAACTACAATAAAACTTAAGGAGATGAAACAAAAGGGCGAGAAGATCACAATGCTTACCGCTTATGATTTCAGCACAGCAAAAGTCCTCAATGAAGCGGGGATTGACATAATTCTGGTTGGTGATTCTTTGGGAATGGTAAAATTAGGGTATGAAAATACCCTGCCCGTAACGGTTGAAGATATTTTTTATCACACGAAAGCAGTTAAAAGAGGAAACTCCAGGGCTCTTTTAGTTGCCGATATGCCGTTTATGTCTTATGAGACAAATAAAAAAGACGCTCTTTACAATGCGGGTAGAATGGTTAAAGAAGGCGGAGCCGAAGCCGTAAAGATTGAAGGCGGCATAGACTGTATTGAGACTATTAAGTCCATAATAAGAACAAAAATACCCGTAATGGGGCATTTAGGGCTTACACCTCAGGCAATTAATCAGTTAGGAGGATATAAAGTGCAGGGCAGGGAAGAAGAAGCAGCCGAGAAAATATTTTTTGAGGCCAGGGAACTTGAAAAAGCAGGGGTTTTTGCGATAGTACTTGAATGCATTCCTGAAAAACTTTCTCAAAAAATAACAAAAACTATCTCGGTACCGACAATCGGGATAGGCGCCGGGCCGGTTTGCGACGGACAAGTTCTTGTCACCGACGATATGATTGGTTTATTCGCAGAATTCAAACCCAAGTTTGTTAAGCGCTATCTAAATTTACGACCTCAAATAGTTAACGCTGTAAAACAGTATTGCGCGGAAGTAAAAGAAGGTAAATTTCCATCAGAAGAGCATACCTACAAATAA